Proteins from a genomic interval of Colletotrichum higginsianum IMI 349063 chromosome 6, whole genome shotgun sequence:
- a CDS encoding domain found in IF2B/IF5, which yields MDVEVPRQQDTTPVPDRKQRKSVAFTDEQVVVDADGSVTMVNATEEPKETAQSHTPRTPPLTAALEALHADANSQAGAEDATAPAPEAAVEDGGLDLSMKKKKKKKVPKDGDDAAEDAPAGEDGGLDLTMKKKKKKKKAAEDGEEDEFAAKLKALDLEGNQEGGEATEATADDGDMDAGTGIWQHDETKALSYSLLLNRFFHQLSQKNPDHALSGSKSYKIPPPQCMREGNKKTIFANIAEICKRMKRTEEHVTAYLFSELGTSGSVDGSRRLVIKGRFQQKQLENVLRKYIIEYVTCKTCKSADTELSKGENRLYFITCNSCGSRRSVTAIKTGFSAQIGKRRKMQG from the exons ATGGATGTCGAA GTGCCTCGTCAACAGGACACAACCCCCGTTCCCGATCGTAAACAGCGTAAATCAGTCGCCTTCACGGACGAGCAAGTagtcgtcgacgccgacggatCAGTCACGATGGTCAACGCCACCGAGGAACCCAAGGAGACAGCCCAGTCGCACACGCCCCGTACGCCGCCGCTTACCGCAGCCCTTGAAGCCTTACATGCTGATGCCAATTCTCAAGCTGGAGCCGAAGATGCGACGGCCCCTGCCCCCGAAGCCGctgtcgaggacggcggtcTCGACCtgtcgatgaagaagaagaagaagaagaaggttcCCAAGGACGGTGACGACGCCGCTGAGGACGCCcctgccggcgaggacggcggcctggatctgaccatgaagaagaagaagaagaagaagaaggccgccgaggatggtgAGGAGGACGAGTTTGCTGCCAAGCTCAAGGCCCTGGACCTCGAAGGCAAtcaggagggcggcgaggccaccgaggccaccgccgacgacggcgacatggATGCCGGTACCGGCATCTGGCAGCACGACGAGACCAAGGCTCTGAGCTACAGCCTGCTCCTGAACCGCTTCTTCCACCAGCTCTCCCAGAAGAACCCCGACCACGCCCTTAGCGGTTCGAAGAGCTACAAGATCCCTCCCCCGCAGTGCATGCGTGAAGGCAACAAGAAGACCATCTTCGCGAACATTGCCGAGATCTGCAAGCGCATGAAGAGAACCGAGGAGCATGTCACCGCCTACCTCTTCTCCGAGTTGGGTACCAGCGGTTCCGTCGACGGTAGCAGACGCCTTGTCATCAAGGGTCGTTTCCAGCAGAAGCAGCTCGAGAACGTGCTGCGCAAGTATATCA TCGAGTACGTCACCTGCAAGACCT GTAAATCCGCCGACACCGAGCTGTCCAAGGGAGAGAACCGTCTGTACTTCATCACCTGCAACTCTTGCGGTTCGAGACGTTCCGTCACCGCCATCAAGACCGGTTTCTCTGCCCAGATCGGCAAGAGAAGAAAGATGCAGGGTTAA
- a CDS encoding Non-classical export protein yields MESMLQVLVRGLQLLWVLLVTALIGNVIALNINGAGSAMAAINFSMFVAVVCWLASLYGLAAVFVSAISVPIVLLALDGAAVLFTFIDAIVLSAKLRVVNCGSLDRGDLPGDYIVWGSADNEKRCREIQASTVFMWFLFASFCAGAFFTFMNFRRGGGSVRSSRPSMAQVGV; encoded by the coding sequence ATGGAATCAATGTTGCAAGTCCTCGTCCGGGGCCTCCAGCTCCTTTGGGTCCTGCTGGTTACTGCATTGATCGGCAATGTCATTGCCCTCAACAtcaacggcgccggctccgcAATGGCTGCCATCAACTTCTCCATGTTCGTCGCGGTCGTCTGCTGGCTTGCCTCTCTGTACGGCCTagccgccgtcttcgtctcggCCATTTCCGTCCCCATCGTGTTGCTGGCCCTTGACGGCGCTGCTGTCCTCTTCACCTTCATAGACGCCATCGTCTTGTCGGCCAAGCTCCGAGTCGTCAACTGCGGGTCGCTGGACAGGGGCGACTTGCCGGGCGACTACATAGTCTGGGGCTCTGCCGACAATGAGAAGCGTTGCCGCGAGATCCAGGCCAGCACAGTCTTCATGTGGTTCCTGTTCGCCAGCTTCTGCGCAGGCGCGTTCTTCACGTTTATGAACTtccgtcgcggcggcggctctgTGCGCAGTTCTCGGCCCAGCATGGCGCAGGTCGGCGTCTAA